The Onthophagus taurus isolate NC chromosome 2, IU_Otau_3.0, whole genome shotgun sequence genome includes a window with the following:
- the LOC111428804 gene encoding prostaglandin E synthase 2 — translation MSVLFRRFPNYGKFTTQLLFKDVEKQLIFKHVSTNTAGNVKSPRGFIKLSLVGLSVGALVGTGFSIHKNNKTTTHIINEETTIPPLKEIPKIPPTRKMVYPGSPQGLKLTLYQYQTCPFCCKVRAYLDYYGISYDVVEVDAVLRQSIKWSPYKKVPILVAEIEEGYQPMNDSSMIISALQSYLQDKGGSITEIVKCYPSISYEEDGSKKVDIMNKYFIMYNGINPNRTKEEMEEERKWRKWVDGVLVHTLSPNVYRTPEQAFQAFNWFSDTGEWDKHFPAWERYMMVYVGAVAMWLISKRLKAKYNLKEDVRLSLYDECNKFAKAIHLKGTSFMGGNEPNLADLSVYGVLSSIEGCDAFRDLLEYSKIKNWYLLMKDTVQNHRGMSFG, via the exons ATGTCGGTTTTATTTAGAAGGTTTCCGAATTACGGCAAATTCACAACGCAATTACTATTCAAAGATGTAGAaaagcaattaatttttaaacacgtTAGTACAAACACAGCCGGTAATGTAAAATCACCGAGAGGTTTTATAAAACTATCTTTGGTGGGGCTGAGTGTGGGTGCTTTAGTCGGTACGGGTTTTTCTAttcacaaaaataataaaacaacgaCTCATATAATAAACGAAGAAACTACTATACCTCCATTGAAAGAAATACCAAAAATCCCTCCAACTAGAAAG ATGGTTTATCCTGGTAGTCCACaaggtttaaaattaacactatatCAATATCAAACTTGTCCGTTTTGTTGTAAAGTAAGAGCTTATTTAGATTATTATGGAATATCTTATGATGTAGTTGAAGTAGATGCAGTATTAAGACAGTCTATTAAATGGTCACCCTATAAGAAGGTTCCTATTTTAGTTGCTGAAATTGAAGAGGGATATCAA CCTATGAATGATAGTTCAATGATAATTTCAGCATTACAATCTTACCTCCAAGATAAAGGTGGTTCAATAACTGAAATTGTTAAATGTTATCCTTCAATTTCTTATGAAGAAGATGGGTCAAAAAAAGTTGATATTATGAATAAATACTTTATTATGTACAATGGAATTAATCCTAATCGAACAAAAGAAGAAATGGa agaaGAACGTAAATGGAGAAAATGGGTTGATGGTGTTTTAGTGCACACACTTTCCCCAAATGTTTATAGAACACCAGAACAAGCGTTCCAAGCTTTCAATTGGTTTTCAGATACTGGTGAATGGGATAAACATTTTCCAGCTTGGGAACGTTACATGATGGTTTATGTTGGGGCAGTTGCTATGTGGCTTATttcaaaaagattaaaagcaaa gTACAACTTAAAAGAAGATGTTAGATTATCACTTTATGATGAATGCAATAAATTCGCTAAAGCTATCCATCTAAAAGGAACTTCTTTTATGGGTGGAAACGAACCAAATTTAGCAGATTTATCTGTTTATGGTGTACTGAGCAGTATTGAAGGTTGCGACGCGTTTAGAGATCTTTTGGAGTAcagtaagattaaaaattggtATCTTTTGATGAAAGATACTGTTCAAAATCATAGAGGCATGAGTTTTGGTTAA